In a single window of the Gadus macrocephalus chromosome 6, ASM3116895v1 genome:
- the LOC132459619 gene encoding cornifelin-like has protein sequence MSNPVVSQQPGASSYGTNVQTGAWSSGLCSCFNDMPICCLGCLCPLALGCYTGHRYGEGFCLGIVPGGMTAMRTHMRLTYGIQGSILNDALMTSCCGWLEVCRMAREMRSRNGDV, from the exons ATGTCCAACCCGGTGGTGAGCCAGCAGCCGGGGGCCAGCTCCTACGGGACCAACGTCCAGACCGGAGCCTGGAGctccggcctctgctcctgcttCAACGACATGCCCATCt GCTGTCTGGGCTGCCTGTGCCCGCTGGCGCTCGGCTGCTACACCGGCCACCGCTACGGAGAGGGCTTCTGCCTGGGCATCGTCCCCGGAGGGATGACCGCTATGAGGACACACATGAGACTCACCTATGGTATCCAG GGTAGCATCCTGAATGACGCGCTGATGACGTCGTGCTGTGGTTGGCTCGAGGTGTGCAGGATGGCGCGAGAGATGCGCAGCAGGAACGGAGACGTTTGA
- the oscp1b gene encoding protein OSCP1 isoform X1 yields MSSRTLPLLFLGLGGEMLYILDQRLRAQSIPPDKARKVMNDIITTMFNKKFLEELFKPQELYSKKALRTVFDRLAHASIMRLNQASMDKLYDLMTMACKYQVLLCPRPKDLLLVSFNHMDAIKDLVKEAPPILSQVDDTYRQLIEIYTPLSSGEFQLIRQTLLIFFQDMHIRVSIFLKDKVQNSNGRFVLPTSGPVPHGTQVPSLIRLFRCNGEESRRFQFQSGGTYSSALRPGSLEMFGDRVIKLGTNMYSVSRPVETHMSGTSKNSAQNTKVNTTPNPLAKEELNMLARLMGGLEGQKPGSADSGFRVNLFATDEEEEEALMSRPDELSYGVLNIQATKDQQSDATLSRIMGEFSEQGDPAPRACSKGDDLLAMMDMM; encoded by the exons ATGTCGTCGCGGACCCTCCCGCTGCTCTTCCTCGGGCTCGGCGGGGAGATGCTCTACATCCTGGACCAGCGGCTCCGCGCGCAGAGCATCCCGCCCGACAAGGCCCGCAAAG TGATGAAcgacatcatcaccaccatgtTCAACAAGAAGTTCCTGGAAGAGCTGTTCAAGCCCCAGGAGCTGTACTCCAAGAAGGCCCTGCGCACGGTGTTCGACCGGCTGGCCCACGCCTCCATCATGAGGCTCAACCAGGCCAGCATGGACAAG ctctaCGACCTGATGACCATGGCCTGTAAGTACCAGGTGCTGCTCTGCCCGCGGCCCAAAGACTTGCTGCTGGTCTCCTTCAACCACATGGACGCCATCAAGGACCTGGTGAAGGAGGCTCCGCCCATCCTGAGCCAGGTGGACGACACCTACCGCCAGCTGATAGAG ATCTACACTCCCCTGTCCAGTGGAGAGTTCCAGCTCATCAGACAAACTCTGCTCATCTTCTTCCAAGACATGCACATCAGG GTGTCCATCTTCCTCAAGGACAAGGTCCAGAACTCCAACGGACGCTTCGTCCTCCCGACCAGCGGACCGGTACCACATGGAACACAAGTCCCCAGTTtgatcag GCTGTTCCGCTGTAACGGGGAGGAGTCGAGGCGGTTTCAGTTCCAGAGCGGAGGGACCTACAGCAGCGCTCTGCGGCCGGGCTCCCTGGAGATGTTTGGAGACCGTGTCATCAAGCTGGGCACCAACAT gtacAGTGTGAGTCGTCCGGTGGAGACCCACATGTCGGGAACCTCTAAGAACTCCGCTCAGAACACCAAG GTGAACACAACCCCCAACCCGCTAGCTAAAGAGGAGCTCAACATGCTAGCTCGGCTCATGGGAGGCCTTGAGGGCCAGAAACCAGGCAGCGCTGACAGCGGCTTCAGGGTCAACCTCTTCGCAacagacgaggaagagga GGAGGCTCTGATGTCCCGACCGGACGAGCTTTCATACGGAGTGCTGAACATACAAGCTACCAAG GACCAGCAGAGCGACGCAACTCTCTCAAGGATCATGGGGGAGTTTTCTGAGCAGGGcgacccagcccccagagcctGCAGCAAGGGGGACGACTTGCTGGCCATGATGGACATGATGTAA
- the oscp1b gene encoding protein OSCP1 isoform X2, protein MSSRTLPLLFLGLGGEMLYILDQRLRAQSIPPDKARKVSSEADWIEKDRRRVMNDIITTMFNKKFLEELFKPQELYSKKALRTVFDRLAHASIMRLNQASMDKLYDLMTMACKYQVLLCPRPKDLLLVSFNHMDAIKDLVKEAPPILSQVDDTYRQLIEIYTPLSSGEFQLIRQTLLIFFQDMHIRVSIFLKDKVQNSNGRFVLPTSGPVPHGTQVPSLIRLFRCNGEESRRFQFQSGGTYSSALRPGSLEMFGDRVIKLGTNMYSVSRPVETHMSGTSKNSAQNTKVNTTPNPLAKEELNMLARLMGGLEGQKPGSADSGFRVNLFATDEEEEEALMSRPDELSYGVLNIQATKDQQSDATLSRIMGEFSEQGDPAPRACSKGDDLLAMMDMM, encoded by the exons ATGTCGTCGCGGACCCTCCCGCTGCTCTTCCTCGGGCTCGGCGGGGAGATGCTCTACATCCTGGACCAGCGGCTCCGCGCGCAGAGCATCCCGCCCGACAAGGCCCGCAAAG TCTCGTCCGAAGCTGACTGGATAGAGAAGGACAGAAGGAGAG TGATGAAcgacatcatcaccaccatgtTCAACAAGAAGTTCCTGGAAGAGCTGTTCAAGCCCCAGGAGCTGTACTCCAAGAAGGCCCTGCGCACGGTGTTCGACCGGCTGGCCCACGCCTCCATCATGAGGCTCAACCAGGCCAGCATGGACAAG ctctaCGACCTGATGACCATGGCCTGTAAGTACCAGGTGCTGCTCTGCCCGCGGCCCAAAGACTTGCTGCTGGTCTCCTTCAACCACATGGACGCCATCAAGGACCTGGTGAAGGAGGCTCCGCCCATCCTGAGCCAGGTGGACGACACCTACCGCCAGCTGATAGAG ATCTACACTCCCCTGTCCAGTGGAGAGTTCCAGCTCATCAGACAAACTCTGCTCATCTTCTTCCAAGACATGCACATCAGG GTGTCCATCTTCCTCAAGGACAAGGTCCAGAACTCCAACGGACGCTTCGTCCTCCCGACCAGCGGACCGGTACCACATGGAACACAAGTCCCCAGTTtgatcag GCTGTTCCGCTGTAACGGGGAGGAGTCGAGGCGGTTTCAGTTCCAGAGCGGAGGGACCTACAGCAGCGCTCTGCGGCCGGGCTCCCTGGAGATGTTTGGAGACCGTGTCATCAAGCTGGGCACCAACAT gtacAGTGTGAGTCGTCCGGTGGAGACCCACATGTCGGGAACCTCTAAGAACTCCGCTCAGAACACCAAG GTGAACACAACCCCCAACCCGCTAGCTAAAGAGGAGCTCAACATGCTAGCTCGGCTCATGGGAGGCCTTGAGGGCCAGAAACCAGGCAGCGCTGACAGCGGCTTCAGGGTCAACCTCTTCGCAacagacgaggaagagga GGAGGCTCTGATGTCCCGACCGGACGAGCTTTCATACGGAGTGCTGAACATACAAGCTACCAAG GACCAGCAGAGCGACGCAACTCTCTCAAGGATCATGGGGGAGTTTTCTGAGCAGGGcgacccagcccccagagcctGCAGCAAGGGGGACGACTTGCTGGCCATGATGGACATGATGTAA